A genomic window from Anthocerotibacter panamensis C109 includes:
- a CDS encoding sterol desaturase family protein produces MSEVFVTAILMLVIGDFLSTFLYHVPEHVFGKFHALIHHGPNRNFLYYAVLSRNPWVLLDGLLGALPYFLMIPVLGSWSVPGVVLGLLLGWGHVVWRHTSLLAWRTPAPVQLLCDLLWIVTPERHWQHHLNANLAYGDIFTFYDAPARYWLQVLRRVKHSYRLRFPLALARAGVTLVARAPEPLAPASADLDAHP; encoded by the coding sequence GTGAGTGAGGTTTTTGTAACAGCAATTCTGATGCTTGTGATCGGAGATTTTTTATCTACTTTCCTCTATCATGTCCCTGAACATGTGTTTGGCAAATTTCACGCCCTGATACATCATGGTCCCAACCGAAACTTTCTTTACTACGCTGTTCTTTCTCGCAACCCTTGGGTTTTACTCGATGGATTGCTTGGTGCCCTACCTTACTTTTTAATGATCCCGGTGCTGGGGTCGTGGTCGGTGCCGGGTGTGGTTCTGGGTTTGCTGTTGGGTTGGGGTCATGTTGTGTGGCGTCATACCAGCCTCTTGGCTTGGCGGACACCCGCGCCCGTGCAATTGCTGTGTGACCTGCTATGGATTGTGACCCCGGAGCGACACTGGCAGCACCACCTCAATGCAAACCTAGCCTACGGGGATATCTTTACGTTTTATGATGCTCCGGCCCGCTACTGGTTACAGGTTCTGCGTCGGGTCAAGCATAGCTACCGGCTGCGTTTTCCTCTGGCACTAGCACGGGCTGGGGTCACCCTTGTCGCGCGTGCACCGGAACCGTTGGCCCCAGCGTCTGCTGACCTTGACGCGCACCCATGA
- a CDS encoding TVP38/TMEM64 family protein codes for MKKWQQTLILPLVMLVTVLAVVATPLQGPLKIALAYLAAALEQLGVWAPLLYVFLKALGTGLALPAAPLSMLAGAVFGTLPATLWTTLGAGLGAIVAFYLSRFVLRSYLERRFAAQLTWLRPMDEQLAAEGFWYVLSTRLTPFLPFNFLNYLYGLTKVKPKTYILATLLGIVPSNACYAWFGETVGRIALENTVAPAALVPAFIALTGLAGLALMPVLLQRIRENRR; via the coding sequence ATGAAGAAGTGGCAACAGACCTTGATTCTCCCGCTGGTGATGTTAGTGACGGTCCTGGCGGTGGTGGCGACTCCCCTACAAGGCCCCTTAAAAATAGCGCTAGCTTACTTGGCTGCGGCACTGGAGCAATTGGGAGTATGGGCACCTCTGCTCTACGTCTTCCTCAAAGCCCTGGGTACTGGATTGGCGCTTCCGGCTGCTCCTTTGAGCATGTTGGCTGGGGCGGTGTTCGGTACCCTGCCTGCCACCCTTTGGACTACGCTTGGCGCGGGGTTGGGTGCCATAGTCGCCTTTTACCTATCTCGATTTGTTCTGCGTAGCTACCTTGAGCGTCGCTTTGCAGCCCAACTTACTTGGCTGCGTCCGATGGATGAACAACTGGCTGCTGAGGGTTTTTGGTATGTCCTGTCCACTCGGCTCACCCCCTTTTTGCCCTTCAATTTCCTCAATTATCTGTACGGTCTGACTAAAGTTAAACCGAAGACCTATATCCTGGCGACCCTACTGGGGATCGTTCCCAGTAACGCCTGCTACGCTTGGTTCGGGGAGACTGTAGGCCGAATTGCCCTTGAGAACACGGTTGCGCCTGCGGCGTTGGTGCCTGCTTTTATTGCGCTGACCGGTTTGGCTGGGCTTGCGCTCATGCCGGTTCTTCTGCAACGCATCCGGGAGAACCGGCGTTAG
- a CDS encoding eCIS core domain-containing protein, whose protein sequence is MGWQREYQARKTKKFDASDTPVVSTRSAKAPQRKKEALLDLQTQQAQAPHYGYNLSQVPVYPKHPTGAFGDTYEQEVALPTIQSQPEEQVPASQEESSFIQPRFGFDFTKIRIDADPTTVPMSREAHGADIFFGAGRYHPQSLEGKQLLAHELTHVVQQTGGAPLQQVQRMPATEDKETVAPAPDLIAHRRFVRSNRLQYETLEKQIQQTRQLKGAERLIYELRKELNEAATGDIKAALIAAILFDADKRQEQWEALQATEEVFFQEYEETLDAAEGAQWGATTQTVEGVSARAKEPIEIEELLKGRYRTQPAFWVGNDIAQCIEFLLKQTEPPKLVAGRLQQMSVRWREGGVDISKRPEILATLYTQGLFGGVSINPNPQASSRGSTIASMLSRMAQILSMS, encoded by the coding sequence ATGGGCTGGCAACGGGAATATCAGGCTAGAAAGACTAAAAAGTTTGATGCTTCAGATACCCCAGTCGTCTCGACCCGCAGCGCCAAAGCACCGCAACGCAAAAAGGAAGCCCTCCTAGATCTGCAAACTCAACAGGCACAAGCCCCGCATTACGGATATAACCTCAGCCAGGTGCCGGTCTATCCCAAACACCCCACTGGAGCGTTCGGCGATACTTATGAGCAAGAAGTAGCCCTACCCACCATCCAGAGCCAGCCAGAAGAACAAGTCCCTGCATCGCAGGAAGAGTCCTCCTTCATCCAGCCGAGGTTCGGGTTTGACTTCACTAAAATACGCATCGACGCGGACCCTACCACCGTGCCGATGAGCCGGGAAGCGCATGGCGCGGACATCTTCTTCGGAGCCGGTCGGTACCATCCCCAGTCTCTGGAAGGCAAGCAGCTATTGGCCCACGAATTGACCCATGTCGTCCAACAGACCGGAGGCGCACCGCTCCAACAGGTGCAGCGCATGCCCGCCACCGAGGATAAAGAAACCGTAGCCCCTGCCCCGGATCTGATAGCCCATCGCCGCTTTGTCCGCAGCAACCGGCTCCAGTATGAGACCCTAGAGAAACAAATTCAGCAGACCCGCCAGCTAAAAGGGGCCGAGCGTCTGATCTACGAACTGCGTAAGGAACTCAATGAAGCAGCGACCGGGGACATCAAAGCCGCTTTGATTGCTGCGATCCTCTTTGACGCAGACAAGCGCCAGGAACAGTGGGAAGCCCTCCAAGCCACGGAGGAAGTCTTTTTTCAGGAATATGAGGAGACGCTCGATGCCGCTGAAGGAGCTCAATGGGGGGCCACAACCCAGACAGTAGAAGGGGTCTCTGCTCGCGCCAAGGAACCCATTGAGATCGAGGAATTGCTCAAGGGGCGCTACCGTACCCAACCCGCGTTTTGGGTCGGCAATGATATCGCTCAGTGCATTGAGTTTCTCTTAAAGCAGACCGAGCCTCCTAAACTTGTTGCGGGACGCCTCCAGCAGATGTCTGTGCGCTGGCGTGAAGGTGGTGTCGATATCAGTAAGCGACCGGAGATTCTGGCGACGCTCTATACTCAAGGTCTGTTTGGAGGCGTGAGTATCAATCCCAATCCACAGGCCAGTTCACGGGGGAGCACCATCGCATCGATGTTGAGCCGCATGGCACAGATTCTATCGATGTCCTGA
- a CDS encoding TetR/AcrR family transcriptional regulator translates to MSLFKKYRAAEPLDNRTRILKTSQRLFAFQGYGNTPTAQIAREAGVAEGTIFRYFPSKKDILVEISITGWVGLLTELLTELSQMNSYRDIEPVIFNRMLKLEETFETMKVCFLESQFHPDLREQIQHEVVNKMLRVAEDFFRTAMDRGVYRPMNPKVVARVFLGMFTIAGFSHESVGLDRSSFLERDEMARGLTDIFLHGVLSPQTQTTP, encoded by the coding sequence ATGTCCTTATTCAAGAAGTACCGAGCCGCTGAACCGCTTGACAATCGGACGCGCATCCTTAAGACATCCCAGCGTCTATTTGCCTTCCAGGGTTACGGCAACACGCCAACCGCTCAGATCGCTCGCGAGGCTGGCGTCGCTGAAGGTACCATCTTTCGCTATTTCCCTTCCAAGAAAGATATCTTGGTAGAGATATCGATCACCGGCTGGGTTGGGTTACTGACAGAATTACTCACCGAACTGAGCCAGATGAACTCTTACCGAGATATCGAGCCGGTCATTTTTAATCGGATGCTCAAGTTAGAGGAAACCTTCGAGACGATGAAGGTCTGTTTCTTGGAGTCTCAATTTCACCCGGACCTGCGCGAACAGATCCAGCACGAAGTGGTCAATAAAATGCTGCGGGTGGCTGAGGACTTCTTCCGAACAGCTATGGACCGGGGGGTCTATCGCCCTATGAACCCCAAAGTGGTAGCCCGAGTCTTTTTAGGAATGTTCACTATTGCAGGCTTTAGTCACGAGAGTGTAGGGCTGGATAGGTCGTCTTTTCTGGAGCGTGATGAGATGGCTCGGGGTCTGACAGATATTTTCCTCCATGGTGTCCTCTCGCCTCAGACGCAAACCACTCCATAA
- a CDS encoding TerC family protein, producing the protein MGTQSIWLWLGFNLFVLVMLALDLGVFHRKAHAISVKEALGWSAFWITLALTFNVGIYFWFGPQPALEFFTGYLIEKSLSVDNIFVIALIFSYFAVPTAYQHRVLFWGILGALVMRGALILVGAVLLKEFHWIIYIFGAFLVFTGLKMAFAKDEKLNPEDNPVVKLVRRLIPVTDAYDGQRFFLRVGGKLMATPLFLVLMLVETTDLIFAVDSIPAIFAVTQDPFIVYTSNVFAILGLRSLYFVLAGVMDKFHYLKLGLAVILSLVGVKMLLIDLFKIPTPVSLGVIAAVLAIAVLASLVHARRTTDHEPEVVLPTEIPRKPTSLGPSS; encoded by the coding sequence ATGGGAACACAGAGTATTTGGCTCTGGCTTGGCTTTAATCTGTTTGTCCTAGTCATGTTGGCGCTCGATCTGGGCGTTTTTCACCGCAAGGCACACGCTATCTCTGTCAAAGAAGCACTGGGCTGGAGCGCATTCTGGATTACACTGGCGCTGACTTTTAACGTCGGAATCTACTTCTGGTTTGGGCCACAACCTGCGCTGGAATTCTTCACAGGCTACCTGATTGAGAAGTCTCTCAGCGTAGACAATATTTTCGTCATCGCGCTGATCTTCAGTTACTTTGCTGTCCCTACCGCCTACCAGCACCGGGTCCTCTTCTGGGGCATCCTGGGAGCCTTAGTGATGCGCGGGGCGCTGATCCTGGTTGGGGCGGTGCTGCTCAAGGAATTCCACTGGATTATCTACATTTTTGGTGCCTTTTTGGTCTTTACGGGACTCAAAATGGCTTTTGCCAAGGACGAGAAGCTAAATCCTGAAGATAATCCGGTGGTCAAGCTGGTCCGTCGCCTCATCCCGGTGACCGATGCCTACGATGGACAGCGCTTCTTTCTGCGTGTGGGCGGGAAGTTGATGGCGACGCCTCTGTTCTTGGTGCTTATGCTGGTCGAGACGACGGACCTGATCTTTGCAGTGGACTCGATCCCGGCCATTTTCGCGGTGACTCAGGACCCCTTCATCGTCTACACCTCTAATGTCTTCGCCATTCTGGGGCTGCGCTCCTTGTACTTTGTCCTGGCTGGGGTGATGGACAAGTTTCACTATCTGAAGCTGGGTCTGGCGGTCATCCTCTCCTTGGTGGGCGTGAAAATGCTGCTCATCGACCTCTTCAAAATTCCTACGCCGGTCTCCTTGGGTGTGATCGCTGCGGTCCTAGCGATTGCGGTGCTAGCTTCGCTGGTTCACGCCCGCAGGACTACGGACCATGAACCGGAGGTGGTTCTCCCGACGGAGATTCCCCGCAAGCCTACATCCCTGGGACCGTCTTCTTAA
- a CDS encoding NADPH-dependent FMN reductase, with product MIRILAISGSLRRISSNTKLLQAACTLAPEGIEITVYRGLGGLPHFNPDLEGAEPPSVLDFRTQIQTSDGVLISSPEYAHGVPGVLKNALDWLVGSGELVGKPVALLQASPRAVYAQASLNEIITVMDARIVAEASRTLPLIGQKLDEAGLVAHPETSSVLHAVIEALVDRIKTCRASQT from the coding sequence ATGATTAGGATTTTGGCTATCTCAGGGAGTCTTCGCCGCATTTCCTCCAACACGAAGCTCCTTCAGGCTGCATGTACCTTGGCTCCAGAAGGTATTGAGATCACTGTGTACCGTGGCCTCGGCGGGCTCCCGCACTTCAATCCCGATCTGGAGGGCGCTGAACCCCCTTCAGTCCTGGACTTTCGCACCCAAATACAGACCTCTGACGGCGTGCTGATCTCCAGTCCAGAGTACGCGCATGGTGTACCGGGCGTGTTGAAGAACGCACTGGACTGGTTAGTCGGCAGCGGAGAACTTGTAGGCAAACCCGTCGCCCTGCTCCAGGCTTCGCCACGGGCGGTCTATGCACAGGCGTCCTTGAACGAAATAATCACCGTGATGGATGCCCGGATCGTTGCTGAGGCGTCACGGACCCTCCCTCTCATCGGTCAGAAGCTCGATGAGGCGGGCCTTGTTGCACACCCAGAAACCTCGAGTGTGCTCCATGCAGTTATTGAAGCGCTCGTAGACAGGATCAAGACCTGCCGCGCCAGCCAGACCTGA
- a CDS encoding DUF6984 family protein, producing MRPLSDEEKVLIARFADELDGPEREQLLADIAYATAMTVVADGARVIFEIAGYQRPPYRGQHPFGVEGKMLDSDNTELSVLLYADENGRLLELEFIRWDSNDPLSPQWGTLKVF from the coding sequence ATGCGACCACTATCTGATGAAGAGAAAGTTTTGATAGCGCGATTTGCTGATGAACTTGATGGCCCTGAGAGAGAGCAACTACTTGCGGATATAGCATATGCGACTGCCATGACCGTTGTTGCAGATGGGGCTCGGGTCATCTTCGAAATCGCCGGTTATCAGCGGCCTCCCTACCGTGGGCAACACCCATTCGGAGTTGAAGGAAAGATGCTAGATAGCGATAATACCGAATTGTCGGTGCTACTCTACGCGGATGAAAATGGGAGGTTATTAGAACTGGAGTTCATACGTTGGGACTCAAACGATCCTCTTAGCCCACAATGGGGCACGCTCAAAGTTTTTTAG
- a CDS encoding tetratricopeptide repeat protein: MNATLMLSVLLALPLCLVSPVLAGTPPPSNFQTSSTVYRIDLVSAEEFFNRGLSKIEEGNRKAAIVDYTQALRINPYSAKAYNNRGVARFSLGDRQGALEDYNQALSLNSLSWEIYVNRAAVRIDLGDKQGAIEDCDRALRLNPAFAKAFYNRGAARFDLGDKKGAIEDFEAALRIDPNYAEAYLNRGVARFDLTDQEGAIADYTRALSLNPNLARAHFNRGIANAALGHKEAAIADFTRAIESNPNYAEAYYNRGAERNEAGNQQGAIEDWSQVIRLNAEDSVAYYNRAIARASLGDRQGGIADYTQAIQYSADFAEAYYSRGRLRSKSGDRQGAIQDYEKAAQLFLDRGQSELGQRILSTLRRLQNSPVLG, translated from the coding sequence ATGAACGCTACTCTGATGCTGTCCGTCCTACTTGCATTGCCCCTGTGTCTGGTGTCCCCAGTTTTGGCAGGGACGCCTCCGCCATCCAATTTCCAAACCTCAAGCACCGTCTATCGGATCGATTTGGTGAGTGCTGAAGAGTTCTTCAACCGGGGCTTGAGCAAAATTGAAGAGGGGAACCGCAAAGCCGCTATTGTTGACTACACGCAGGCGCTGCGGATCAATCCCTACTCCGCCAAAGCCTACAACAATCGTGGCGTGGCACGCTTCAGTCTAGGGGACCGACAAGGCGCTCTGGAGGACTACAATCAAGCCCTCAGCCTCAACTCCCTGTCCTGGGAAATCTATGTCAACCGCGCTGCCGTGCGCATTGATCTGGGCGACAAACAAGGGGCTATCGAAGACTGCGACCGTGCCTTACGCCTCAATCCTGCCTTTGCCAAGGCCTTCTACAATCGCGGGGCAGCACGCTTCGACCTAGGCGATAAAAAAGGAGCCATCGAAGATTTTGAGGCCGCGCTACGCATTGACCCCAACTACGCAGAAGCCTATCTCAATCGAGGCGTAGCCCGCTTTGATCTGACAGACCAAGAAGGTGCCATTGCGGACTACACCCGCGCACTCAGCCTTAACCCCAACCTCGCGCGAGCTCACTTTAACCGGGGGATTGCCAACGCTGCACTGGGCCATAAAGAGGCGGCAATAGCCGATTTTACCCGCGCCATTGAGTCCAACCCCAACTATGCCGAGGCTTACTACAACCGGGGAGCTGAGCGCAATGAGGCCGGGAACCAGCAAGGAGCGATTGAGGACTGGAGCCAAGTAATCCGGCTAAATGCCGAAGACAGTGTGGCCTACTACAACCGCGCTATAGCCCGAGCCAGTCTCGGAGACCGACAAGGAGGGATTGCGGACTATACCCAGGCGATCCAGTACAGTGCCGACTTTGCCGAGGCCTACTACAGTCGGGGGCGGCTACGTAGTAAGTCAGGGGACCGGCAAGGGGCCATCCAAGACTACGAAAAAGCCGCTCAACTCTTCTTGGATCGCGGACAGAGCGAATTAGGCCAGCGCATCCTCTCGACCCTGCGGCGGCTGCAAAATTCTCCGGTCCTGGGTTGA
- the psb35 gene encoding photosystem II assembly protein Psb35: MIWFWGVLAAGFIAAVSIGSIAWYNSKRPLGWESAETPDWAKQAWAQDVGQQGEGAPTDMQLEPLNEGPRVTK; this comes from the coding sequence ATGATTTGGTTTTGGGGAGTCTTAGCGGCTGGTTTTATCGCTGCTGTAAGCATTGGCTCGATTGCTTGGTATAACTCGAAGCGTCCTTTGGGCTGGGAATCCGCCGAGACTCCTGACTGGGCAAAACAAGCCTGGGCGCAGGATGTGGGGCAACAAGGGGAAGGTGCACCCACCGACATGCAGCTTGAGCCGCTCAACGAAGGTCCCCGCGTCACGAAATAG
- a CDS encoding retropepsin-like aspartic protease: MRLSLNPSSRRWGLILGLILFSLQLPIAAENELGKELLRQVRQCVGGLVPQPQQLTKVQIEAIVQECYFNYVVLGPDGLPPPNAAERVTAFIKASGIKIPQRAGQGQTALLLEQRENVFLVPVNLGGQTYAFLLDTGATNTILDSQIAQRLHLRTRQVPTSLFQQGVVGNECNSANIAITVHPLPAVTLGKATVQGLTGLGLTRDFLVGGVSGAVGLDLLSAYDLVLEPQQRRLSLNPPTPTPRGAIALTGKNGLLAAQTRINGQGPFTMALDTGASTMVLSERLAGSLALQTSSETVDVQGWCGIQKAPTTTLNRVQVANFSADGLVAFILPNTLFDTLGVDGIIGQNFLNRYRQHWRFHGLTELGTVKSGSLVLTKP; the protein is encoded by the coding sequence ATGCGTCTATCCTTAAACCCTAGTTCTCGCCGTTGGGGGCTCATTTTGGGGCTGATTCTTTTTAGCCTCCAGTTGCCTATCGCTGCTGAGAATGAACTGGGCAAAGAGTTGTTGCGCCAAGTGCGCCAGTGCGTTGGCGGGCTCGTTCCCCAACCCCAGCAGTTGACCAAGGTCCAAATCGAAGCCATCGTCCAAGAATGTTATTTCAATTACGTCGTCCTTGGCCCCGACGGGCTCCCACCGCCCAATGCAGCAGAGCGGGTCACCGCTTTTATCAAAGCCAGCGGCATCAAAATTCCCCAACGGGCAGGCCAAGGTCAGACGGCGCTACTCCTGGAGCAGCGTGAGAATGTTTTTCTGGTGCCCGTAAACCTAGGTGGACAAACCTACGCTTTTCTCTTGGATACCGGAGCCACCAACACGATCCTGGACAGCCAGATCGCCCAGCGGTTGCACCTCAGGACCAGACAAGTGCCCACGAGCCTCTTTCAGCAAGGAGTCGTCGGCAACGAGTGCAACAGCGCCAATATCGCCATTACGGTCCACCCCCTGCCTGCGGTCACCCTGGGTAAGGCTACTGTGCAGGGCTTGACGGGTCTCGGTCTGACCCGCGATTTTTTGGTGGGGGGGGTCTCCGGGGCTGTGGGCCTCGATTTATTGAGTGCCTATGATCTAGTGCTCGAACCCCAACAGCGCCGCCTGAGCCTGAACCCCCCGACGCCGACCCCCCGAGGGGCCATTGCGCTAACAGGCAAAAATGGATTGCTCGCAGCGCAAACCCGCATCAACGGGCAAGGCCCTTTTACCATGGCTCTAGATACCGGGGCGAGTACCATGGTCCTGTCAGAGCGATTGGCTGGAAGCCTCGCCCTTCAGACCAGCAGTGAAACCGTAGATGTCCAAGGCTGGTGTGGTATCCAAAAGGCTCCTACGACTACGCTAAACCGGGTCCAGGTAGCGAATTTCAGCGCTGATGGCCTCGTGGCCTTTATTCTGCCTAATACGCTCTTTGATACCCTGGGGGTAGACGGCATCATCGGCCAGAACTTCCTCAACCGCTACCGCCAACATTGGCGCTTCCATGGCCTCACCGAACTGGGGACAGTCAAAAGTGGAAGTTTAGTGCTGACCAAACCATAG
- a CDS encoding IPT/TIG domain-containing protein, which translates to MQNHIPSFEQHCRRFRSVWCAVGLSLSALVSLTSIAAAAPTPPAAPQASLKPITMRAARFDVSRPLRELTPRFLPRGKGEEREVPNEPLVELNELNERQIKRLGRILPRPDAVLQKFLPPNATIPTPITNFDGVSNDDNNTLFGFRVAPPDINGDVGPNHYFQWVNLAFRIFDKAGNLVLGPRAGSSLWSGFGGLCETTNQGDPVVLYDPLADRWMVTQFAFTSSTAPPFFQCIAVSTTPDPTGTYYRYAYDYGAASAATTGGTALFNDYGKFGVWPDGYYMTANQFGPSGFAGGGVVAFEREKMLLGLPAQAVYFNLGTVNPGFGGILPSDVDGAAPPLGTPNYFFEVDDDNFGIDSNPVDRLSMWEFHVDWANTSNSTFGLNGQPNVLFISSLANPATFVRPDPATVVANTLAEFNANLCNFSRNCIPQLNTTRGLDAIADRVLFRAAYRNFGTYQSLVLSHTVNATGTDTSSTGTAGVRWYELRNTGSGLGIFQQGTFAPDTVNRWMGSIAQDGSGNIAAGYSASNASIFPQIRYSGRVPSDPPGTFGQGEATLFAGNSNQTSTSSRWGDYSMMTLDPLDNCTFWFTSEYAATGQTSTTAPWRTRIGSFRFPGCSPAPQAVSFSTPSGPVGSSVTISGASFDPAPGNTTVLFRTATGGVAAPITSITPSTIAVTVPAGAVTGRLQIRTPLGRTNTPNRFVVTR; encoded by the coding sequence ATGCAGAACCACATCCCCAGCTTTGAACAGCACTGCCGTCGCTTCCGCTCGGTCTGGTGTGCTGTGGGCCTGTCCCTGTCGGCCTTGGTGAGTCTGACCAGCATCGCCGCCGCCGCCCCGACTCCGCCCGCCGCCCCGCAAGCCTCCTTGAAGCCCATTACGATGCGTGCAGCTCGCTTTGATGTCTCCCGGCCCTTGCGGGAGCTGACCCCCCGCTTCTTGCCTAGGGGAAAAGGAGAGGAGCGCGAAGTCCCCAACGAACCGCTGGTCGAACTCAACGAGCTGAACGAGCGTCAGATCAAGCGCTTGGGGCGCATCCTACCCAGACCGGATGCCGTCCTCCAAAAATTTCTACCGCCCAACGCCACCATTCCGACGCCCATCACCAACTTTGATGGGGTGAGCAACGACGACAACAACACGCTGTTTGGCTTTCGGGTAGCCCCCCCAGATATCAATGGCGATGTCGGCCCTAACCACTACTTCCAGTGGGTCAACCTAGCCTTCCGCATTTTTGACAAAGCGGGGAATCTCGTGCTCGGCCCTAGGGCGGGGAGTAGTCTGTGGAGCGGGTTTGGGGGCCTGTGTGAAACAACCAACCAAGGCGACCCCGTCGTTCTCTACGACCCGTTGGCAGACCGCTGGATGGTCACCCAGTTCGCTTTTACCAGCTCTACTGCGCCGCCTTTCTTCCAGTGCATTGCGGTCTCTACCACCCCGGACCCGACTGGCACCTACTACCGCTACGCCTACGACTACGGCGCTGCCAGTGCCGCGACCACGGGCGGGACGGCGCTTTTTAACGACTACGGCAAGTTTGGGGTCTGGCCCGACGGCTACTACATGACCGCCAACCAGTTTGGCCCTAGCGGGTTTGCCGGGGGCGGGGTGGTCGCCTTCGAGCGCGAAAAAATGCTGCTGGGACTACCGGCTCAGGCCGTTTACTTCAATTTGGGCACGGTGAATCCCGGCTTTGGAGGGATCTTGCCCTCTGATGTAGACGGAGCGGCTCCCCCGCTCGGTACGCCCAATTACTTCTTTGAGGTGGACGACGATAACTTTGGCATTGACAGCAACCCGGTAGACCGTCTGTCGATGTGGGAATTTCATGTGGACTGGGCCAACACCAGCAACTCCACGTTTGGTCTCAACGGTCAACCCAATGTGCTGTTTATTTCCAGCCTCGCCAACCCCGCCACCTTCGTCAGACCCGACCCGGCGACCGTCGTTGCAAATACGCTGGCTGAATTTAACGCCAACCTCTGCAACTTCAGCCGCAACTGCATCCCTCAACTCAACACCACCCGAGGACTCGACGCCATCGCTGACCGCGTCCTCTTTCGCGCCGCCTACCGCAACTTTGGCACCTACCAATCCCTTGTGCTCAGCCACACGGTCAATGCCACCGGTACCGACACCTCCAGCACTGGTACGGCTGGGGTCCGTTGGTACGAACTGCGCAACACCGGCAGTGGGCTTGGGATCTTCCAGCAGGGGACGTTTGCTCCAGACACGGTGAACCGCTGGATGGGCAGCATCGCCCAAGATGGTTCCGGGAATATCGCCGCGGGCTACAGCGCCTCCAATGCCAGCATCTTCCCCCAAATCCGCTACAGCGGGCGGGTCCCCTCCGACCCCCCAGGCACCTTTGGGCAGGGCGAGGCCACCCTCTTCGCCGGAAATAGCAATCAGACCAGTACCAGTAGCCGGTGGGGTGACTATTCGATGATGACCCTAGACCCCCTCGATAACTGCACGTTCTGGTTCACGAGCGAGTACGCCGCCACAGGCCAAACGTCCACTACGGCCCCCTGGCGCACGCGTATTGGTTCCTTCCGCTTCCCCGGCTGCTCTCCGGCTCCCCAGGCTGTGAGTTTTAGTACCCCGTCTGGTCCGGTGGGCTCCTCTGTGACGATTAGCGGAGCCAGCTTTGACCCCGCTCCCGGCAATACCACCGTCCTGTTCCGTACTGCTACCGGCGGGGTCGCAGCCCCCATCACCTCCATCACCCCTTCGACAATCGCCGTTACCGTCCCGGCAGGAGCAGTCACGGGCCGTCTCCAGATCCGCACCCCTCTGGGCCGGACGAATACCCCGAATCGTTTTGTTGTCACCCGCTAG